Proteins from one Bradyrhizobium amphicarpaeae genomic window:
- a CDS encoding AraC family transcriptional regulator, with protein MDILAQVLDRVRLGGTLLFHFELGHPWHLELPARPYALFHYLSEGSATLALDQGRQIQMSEGDFVVITRGEPHVFYSDRRAKPLQIMDIDRSSPRLGVVRHGKGAKPHSTMICGNFTVSRPLFGSVLELLPPVLLLKRTTDGGWLEAILRRMVSESALERPGQRVALSRLTEVLFVEVLRSWIASLSPGQGGWLGAISDPHIGPALKLIHENPERPWTLSALGQSVGLGRSVFSARFTKLVGQSMHRYVIERRMAEAAFLLETSDEPIARIASRVGYETAAAFSKLFLRHHGLSPGRYRAARRSDSDERHAAIAEEAAD; from the coding sequence ATGGACATCCTCGCCCAGGTGCTCGATCGGGTTCGTCTCGGCGGGACGCTGCTGTTTCATTTCGAGCTCGGCCATCCCTGGCATCTCGAATTGCCGGCGCGACCGTATGCGCTGTTTCATTATCTGAGCGAGGGCTCGGCGACTCTCGCCCTCGACCAGGGACGGCAGATCCAGATGTCCGAGGGCGACTTTGTCGTCATCACGCGGGGAGAGCCCCATGTGTTCTATTCGGATCGCCGGGCCAAGCCTTTGCAGATCATGGATATCGACCGATCGTCGCCGCGTCTCGGTGTGGTCCGCCACGGCAAAGGTGCGAAGCCGCATTCGACCATGATTTGCGGCAATTTCACTGTATCGCGGCCGCTGTTCGGCAGTGTGCTGGAGCTGCTTCCGCCGGTGCTCCTGCTGAAGCGGACGACCGACGGCGGTTGGCTGGAAGCCATCCTGCGGCGCATGGTCAGCGAGTCCGCGCTCGAGCGCCCTGGCCAGCGCGTTGCGCTTTCGAGATTGACCGAGGTGCTCTTTGTCGAGGTGCTCCGAAGTTGGATCGCCTCTCTCAGTCCCGGACAGGGCGGCTGGCTCGGGGCCATATCCGACCCTCATATCGGACCGGCGCTCAAGCTTATTCACGAAAACCCGGAGCGGCCCTGGACCCTGAGTGCCCTTGGACAAAGCGTAGGACTCGGCCGCTCGGTCTTTTCGGCGCGCTTCACCAAGCTCGTCGGCCAGTCCATGCACCGTTATGTGATCGAGCGCCGGATGGCTGAAGCCGCGTTCCTGCTGGAAACCAGCGACGAGCCAATTGCCCGGATTGCCAGCCGGGTCGGTTACGAGACAGCGGCGGCATTCTCCAAGCTGTTTCTTCGGCATCACGGTCTATCGCCTGGTCGGTACCGAGCGGCCAGACGATCCGACAGCGACGAAAGGCACGCGGCCATTGCGGAAGAAGCTGCCGATTGA
- a CDS encoding DUF4198 domain-containing protein: MSRAVPRLFAALLATGFVHASIGSASAHDVWLTLSGTAKARRAVVNYGHPDDRPPAFADKVVDLFAITAQGRSSLLDGLAAASENGVQIARTKPFDDGGHTLLAARYDNGFWVKTADGGYRNATRRLMPDAAESLWSGKFAKAITGADAPWQEVLGHDLELVPLSDPAKAKPGEPLKVRVLFRGKPLPDAEVERGDGKTAIAEKDIPKFKTVSDGIASIPITKSGAHLLVIDHRASPSTTPDQATADLYNATLWFNVTARQ; this comes from the coding sequence ATGAGCCGTGCCGTCCCTCGTCTTTTCGCCGCGCTGCTCGCGACCGGCTTCGTTCACGCATCGATCGGGTCTGCCTCGGCTCATGATGTCTGGCTCACTCTGTCAGGCACCGCGAAAGCCCGGCGCGCCGTCGTGAACTACGGTCATCCCGACGACCGGCCGCCCGCCTTCGCGGACAAGGTCGTGGACCTCTTCGCGATCACGGCGCAGGGACGCAGCTCTCTGCTCGACGGCCTGGCGGCTGCATCGGAGAACGGCGTGCAGATCGCGCGGACAAAGCCGTTTGACGACGGCGGCCATACGCTGCTTGCGGCGCGTTACGACAACGGCTTCTGGGTCAAGACGGCGGATGGCGGCTATCGCAACGCCACGCGGCGGCTGATGCCCGACGCCGCCGAAAGCCTCTGGTCCGGAAAGTTCGCCAAGGCGATAACAGGTGCCGACGCACCCTGGCAGGAGGTGTTGGGACACGATCTCGAGCTCGTGCCGCTGTCCGATCCTGCCAAGGCGAAGCCGGGCGAGCCACTCAAGGTCAGGGTCCTGTTTCGTGGCAAGCCTCTGCCCGACGCGGAGGTCGAACGTGGCGACGGCAAGACGGCGATTGCGGAAAAAGACATCCCGAAGTTCAAGACGGTCTCCGACGGAATTGCTTCGATCCCGATCACGAAGTCCGGCGCCCATCTGCTGGTGATCGATCATCGCGCGTCACCGTCGACCACGCCCGATCAGGCTACCGCTGACCTCTATAACGCCACACTGTGGTTCAACGTGACCGCGAGGCAATAG
- a CDS encoding DUF302 domain-containing protein, with protein sequence MTIVKVEVERFSITSSKPFDAVVAALKAAVGQPDMIDFFRETRATNDFRDLERIVQNGLGRTGLMLFAEFELGDILRRETGSLTPRIIRFVIGNPLIMKEMVKHVPDAGSYAPVTVLIDERPGGVHLSYDLMESYLLRYGNAKALAVARNLDAKVTALLRECAGLKHSDDPHVD encoded by the coding sequence ATGACAATCGTGAAAGTCGAGGTGGAACGCTTCAGCATCACAAGCTCGAAACCGTTCGATGCGGTCGTAGCCGCGCTGAAGGCGGCGGTTGGACAGCCGGACATGATCGACTTTTTCAGGGAAACGCGAGCGACGAACGACTTCCGGGATCTGGAGCGCATCGTGCAAAACGGCCTCGGCCGCACAGGCCTCATGCTCTTCGCGGAATTCGAGCTGGGCGACATTCTGCGCCGTGAAACAGGATCCCTTACTCCCAGGATCATACGATTTGTCATCGGCAATCCACTGATCATGAAAGAGATGGTCAAGCACGTGCCCGATGCCGGTTCTTACGCTCCAGTCACCGTCCTCATCGATGAACGCCCCGGCGGGGTGCATCTCTCTTACGACCTGATGGAAAGCTATCTGCTGCGTTATGGCAACGCGAAAGCTCTCGCCGTCGCCCGGAATCTGGATGCGAAGGTAACAGCCTTGCTGCGCGAATGCGCGGGGCTGAAACATTCTGACGACCCTCATGTCGATTGA
- a CDS encoding alpha/beta hydrolase, whose amino-acid sequence MRNILLSAATALLAGTTLVGSVHSAELPKGAAHNIVLVHGAFVDQTSWQPVAEILTKKGYNVMLVENPLTSLAADVDATKQALAKHEGKTVLVGHSWGGVVITQAGNDPKVSALVYVSAFAPDVGQSLATLAKSGPATEGTAAIHPDDKGNLYIDPKVFPSAVAADLPPKIAESLANHQLPLNHTAFEAPVDTAAWRDKPTFYVISTKDKVIAPEVQKLFAAGMKAQTTEVAGSHASLVVHAKEVAAVIEKASLAK is encoded by the coding sequence ATGCGAAATATTCTCCTTTCTGCTGCCACCGCACTCCTGGCCGGAACGACATTGGTCGGCTCCGTGCATTCCGCCGAACTGCCGAAAGGCGCAGCCCACAACATCGTGCTCGTGCACGGCGCTTTCGTGGACCAGACGAGCTGGCAGCCCGTAGCCGAAATTCTCACGAAGAAAGGTTACAACGTCATGCTGGTCGAAAATCCGCTCACCTCGCTTGCCGCTGACGTCGATGCCACCAAGCAGGCGCTGGCGAAGCACGAGGGCAAGACCGTCCTCGTCGGCCACTCCTGGGGTGGCGTGGTGATCACGCAGGCCGGTAACGACCCCAAGGTCTCGGCGCTCGTCTACGTCTCCGCCTTCGCACCCGACGTGGGCCAATCCCTGGCGACGCTCGCAAAGAGCGGTCCGGCGACCGAAGGCACCGCGGCGATTCATCCCGACGACAAGGGCAACCTTTACATCGATCCCAAGGTGTTTCCTTCCGCGGTTGCGGCTGACCTTCCCCCGAAGATCGCGGAATCGCTGGCGAACCATCAGCTTCCGTTGAACCACACGGCGTTCGAGGCACCGGTCGACACGGCCGCCTGGCGCGACAAGCCGACGTTCTACGTGATCAGCACCAAGGACAAGGTGATCGCACCCGAGGTTCAGAAGCTTTTCGCTGCCGGTATGAAGGCGCAGACGACCGAGGTCGCTGGCAGTCATGCTTCGCTCGTCGTCCATGCCAAGGAAGTCGCCGCAGTGATCGAAAAGGCCTCGCTCGCGAAGTGA
- a CDS encoding alpha/beta fold hydrolase codes for MTELDTTLETAPTRYIESRTIRFAYRRLGPAPGTPLVLLQHFSGNIDAWDPAVVNALAADRPVIAFDNAGVGRSSGQTPDNVEAMARDAVDFINALGLSEVDLLGFSLGGCVAQQIASEYGRLVRKLILVGTAPKGGEEHLLAVLQQAFSQTDVPDPRLPLFFTASDASQSSGLAFLKRTKVRKDDRDTDNGNAVTDPQAKALISWCATSDPDHGILRAIRQPVLVVSGSHDTMLPADNAYAMFKQLSNAQLALYPDSGHGALFQHHALFVNQVRAFLDARAMAA; via the coding sequence ATGACTGAACTCGACACGACGCTTGAAACCGCGCCCACCCGTTACATCGAAAGCCGCACAATCCGGTTCGCCTATCGTCGACTGGGCCCGGCGCCCGGAACGCCGCTGGTTCTGCTGCAGCACTTCTCCGGCAATATCGACGCGTGGGATCCCGCCGTCGTCAATGCTCTCGCGGCCGATCGCCCGGTGATCGCCTTCGACAACGCCGGGGTCGGTCGCTCCAGCGGCCAAACGCCCGACAACGTTGAAGCGATGGCAAGGGACGCGGTCGATTTCATCAACGCGCTCGGCCTGTCCGAAGTGGATCTGCTGGGCTTTTCTCTCGGCGGCTGTGTCGCCCAGCAGATTGCCTCCGAGTACGGACGGCTGGTCCGCAAGCTCATCCTGGTCGGCACCGCGCCGAAAGGCGGAGAGGAGCACCTCCTGGCGGTTCTGCAGCAGGCGTTCTCTCAGACCGATGTCCCGGACCCGCGCTTGCCGCTGTTCTTCACGGCGTCCGACGCCAGTCAATCGTCCGGGTTGGCGTTCCTGAAGCGGACCAAGGTGCGCAAGGACGATCGGGACACTGATAACGGCAATGCGGTCACTGACCCGCAGGCCAAGGCGCTGATCAGCTGGTGCGCCACATCCGATCCCGATCATGGGATTCTTCGCGCGATCCGTCAGCCCGTTCTTGTGGTCAGCGGCAGTCACGACACCATGCTGCCCGCGGACAACGCCTACGCGATGTTCAAGCAACTCAGCAATGCGCAGCTGGCCCTTTATCCCGATTCGGGGCACGGAGCCCTGTTTCAGCATCACGCGCTGTTCGTCAATCAGGTCCGGGCTTTCCTCGACGCGCGAGCCATGGCTGCGTGA
- a CDS encoding ABC transporter ATP-binding protein: protein MAEPLVTMSAIRKRFGSVLANDDVGITIHAGEVLALLGENGAGKSTLMKILYGFYPADEGTIAIAGRTVTLSSPRDAMAAGIGMVFQQFSLVPALSVLENLLAVLPNAPWLQPRRGAKVQAALRWLTRLAPDMDPNRAVRTLSVGERQLVELAKVLNLDARVVILDEPTSVLTPAETERLYGFIKTLTSEGKAVVLITHKLADIAACADRIVVMRGGKLVDEALSCDRTPEDLVDAMVGRGAVGALPPPEPPATNVPLLQVRGLCADVQGRTIRDVSFELSSGEILGFAGVSGNGQFTLAESLAGLIPAIAGDVILDGISIAGRVQDGAISSHVAYIPERPLDNAVVSDLDLALNLALREARHLALFPDREALLRRAQELISRYDVRPPQPTLAASALSGGNLQKLVIARELSGRSRLVIACYPTMGLDVLATQAVYREMFRQAAEGACVVWISEELDDLVSYAHRIAVIHDGEIMGIVRRGSADRQTLGRWMAGHAMDHAA, encoded by the coding sequence ATGGCTGAGCCGCTGGTCACCATGTCTGCGATCCGGAAGCGGTTCGGATCGGTGCTTGCCAACGACGACGTCGGGATCACCATCCATGCCGGGGAAGTCCTGGCGCTGCTCGGCGAGAACGGCGCGGGCAAGAGCACGCTGATGAAGATCCTCTACGGCTTCTATCCCGCCGACGAGGGGACGATCGCCATCGCGGGCCGGACGGTCACTCTCTCGTCGCCGAGGGACGCGATGGCGGCGGGAATCGGCATGGTGTTTCAGCAATTCTCGCTCGTCCCCGCCCTCTCGGTGCTTGAGAATCTGTTGGCGGTCTTGCCGAACGCGCCCTGGCTGCAGCCGCGCCGCGGAGCAAAGGTTCAGGCGGCGCTTCGCTGGCTCACCCGCCTCGCACCGGACATGGATCCCAACCGTGCCGTGCGAACCTTGAGTGTCGGTGAACGGCAGCTTGTCGAACTCGCGAAGGTGCTCAACCTGGACGCCCGGGTCGTCATCCTGGACGAACCGACCTCGGTGCTGACTCCTGCGGAAACCGAGCGGCTCTACGGGTTCATCAAGACGCTGACGTCCGAAGGCAAGGCGGTCGTGCTGATCACGCACAAGCTCGCCGACATCGCCGCCTGCGCCGATCGCATCGTGGTCATGCGCGGCGGCAAGTTGGTGGATGAGGCCCTCAGTTGCGACCGCACACCGGAAGATCTGGTCGACGCCATGGTTGGACGCGGCGCTGTCGGCGCGCTGCCGCCTCCGGAGCCACCTGCGACCAACGTTCCATTGCTCCAGGTCCGCGGACTTTGCGCCGATGTTCAAGGACGAACGATCCGCGATGTCTCTTTCGAGCTTTCGTCAGGCGAGATTCTCGGCTTTGCCGGCGTCTCCGGCAACGGCCAGTTCACGCTGGCCGAGAGCCTGGCCGGCCTGATTCCCGCGATTGCCGGCGACGTTATCCTCGACGGCATCAGCATTGCAGGCCGCGTGCAGGATGGCGCGATATCCAGCCACGTCGCCTATATCCCGGAGCGTCCGCTCGACAATGCCGTCGTCTCCGATCTCGATCTTGCGCTCAATCTGGCCTTGCGCGAGGCGCGCCATCTCGCCTTGTTCCCCGATCGTGAGGCACTCCTACGCCGCGCGCAGGAGTTGATATCGCGCTACGACGTACGACCGCCGCAGCCGACGCTCGCAGCATCGGCGCTCTCAGGCGGCAATCTGCAAAAGCTCGTGATCGCGCGCGAGTTGTCCGGCAGGTCTCGCCTCGTGATTGCCTGCTATCCGACGATGGGACTGGACGTGCTGGCAACCCAGGCCGTCTATCGCGAGATGTTTCGTCAGGCCGCGGAGGGCGCTTGCGTGGTCTGGATTTCCGAGGAGCTCGACGATCTCGTCAGTTATGCCCATCGCATCGCCGTCATCCATGACGGCGAGATCATGGGGATCGTTCGGCGCGGGAGTGCCGACCGCCAAACGCTTGGCCGCTGGATGGCGGGACATGCCATGGACCACGCCGCATGA
- a CDS encoding ABC transporter permease has product MAEAEVLAVAGSWVAAMLRSSTPLMMVTLGETLTQRVGIVNLGVEGQMLGGACVGFSAAAATGSPVLGFAAGAAAGLLLSLVHAALCLGCNANQIGSGIAVFTLGLGLSSFFGRGAIGGKVTGLDPLAGSGYVDVPLVGPILTQLTPIAPLAIVIVLVAGAWLYRTRTGLNWRIVGESFQTARALGIRPMLIQTQGILAGGLLSGFAGAILSVDYTQTWADEMTKGRGFVAVGLVIVARWNPFLVLPVTLLFGVCEAATLRLQATGLTLSPYLISCLPYVASVICVIVVSVREGRLGGMPAELASVFGRRS; this is encoded by the coding sequence ATGGCTGAGGCCGAAGTTCTCGCGGTGGCAGGCTCATGGGTCGCGGCGATGCTGCGCTCATCGACGCCGCTGATGATGGTGACGCTCGGCGAGACGCTCACCCAGCGCGTCGGCATCGTCAATCTCGGCGTCGAGGGCCAGATGCTCGGCGGCGCCTGTGTCGGTTTCTCCGCGGCAGCGGCAACAGGCAGCCCGGTACTCGGCTTTGCCGCCGGAGCTGCCGCAGGTCTCCTGCTGTCACTCGTGCATGCAGCGCTGTGTCTTGGGTGCAACGCCAACCAGATCGGCAGCGGCATCGCCGTCTTCACACTCGGGCTTGGGCTCAGTTCCTTCTTCGGACGCGGGGCGATCGGCGGCAAGGTGACGGGTCTCGATCCTCTCGCCGGCAGCGGCTATGTTGACGTCCCATTGGTCGGTCCGATCCTGACCCAGCTCACGCCGATCGCTCCGCTCGCCATCGTCATCGTGCTGGTTGCAGGCGCCTGGCTCTATCGCACGCGTACCGGTCTCAATTGGCGGATTGTCGGAGAATCCTTCCAGACCGCACGCGCGCTCGGGATCAGGCCCATGCTGATCCAAACCCAGGGCATCCTGGCCGGGGGTCTGCTTTCCGGCTTCGCAGGCGCCATTCTCTCCGTGGACTACACCCAGACCTGGGCCGATGAAATGACGAAGGGCCGCGGCTTCGTTGCTGTCGGGCTCGTGATCGTGGCGCGCTGGAATCCCTTCTTGGTCTTGCCGGTCACGTTGCTGTTCGGCGTCTGTGAAGCTGCTACCCTTCGTTTGCAAGCGACGGGGCTGACCTTGTCGCCCTATCTCATCTCCTGCCTGCCTTACGTCGCCAGCGTGATATGCGTGATCGTGGTTTCGGTCAGAGAAGGTCGGCTCGGAGGTATGCCCGCCGAACTGGCCTCCGTGTTTGGCCGCCGGTCCTGA
- a CDS encoding ABC transporter permease, producing MSASNIRFIAFIGGSTAFLISASIFLATIGKPPLTTLSQMVYYAFGDSYSLSESLVKATPILLCALAVILPARLGLITVGGEGQLYFGALTGTAIVVGFPTAPMLVLLPVMILAGAAGGAAWSGFAGLLRAHCNVNETISTLLMNYVAVLLVNYVTYGAWKDPASLGWPATMMFPPAAIVPSVFGTRVHAGLIVGIMAAILLHIAVTYTRWGIALRVIAGNRKVAAMAGFGFVKQTIMVMAMGGALAGFAGICETSAIQGRLQAGISVGYGLTGFLVAWLSGQNFLRAVPIAILIGGLIAAGDALQLYSKIPSASATILQGLLFIAALAASGLAGRRTARHG from the coding sequence ATGAGTGCGAGCAACATCCGGTTCATTGCCTTCATCGGCGGTAGCACGGCATTCCTGATCAGCGCCTCGATCTTCCTTGCGACCATCGGCAAGCCTCCTCTGACGACGCTGTCGCAGATGGTCTACTACGCCTTCGGGGATAGCTATTCGCTGTCGGAAAGCCTGGTCAAGGCAACGCCGATCCTGCTCTGTGCGCTTGCCGTGATCCTGCCCGCGCGCCTCGGCCTGATCACGGTCGGCGGCGAAGGCCAGCTCTATTTCGGGGCGCTGACCGGCACGGCGATCGTTGTGGGTTTCCCCACCGCACCGATGCTCGTCCTGTTACCCGTGATGATACTCGCCGGCGCGGCCGGTGGAGCGGCGTGGAGCGGCTTCGCGGGGCTGCTGCGTGCGCACTGCAACGTCAACGAGACCATCTCGACTCTGCTGATGAACTATGTGGCCGTGCTGCTGGTGAATTACGTCACCTACGGCGCCTGGAAGGACCCGGCAAGTCTCGGCTGGCCGGCAACGATGATGTTTCCGCCGGCCGCGATCGTACCGAGCGTGTTTGGCACCCGCGTCCATGCTGGCCTGATCGTGGGCATCATGGCAGCCATCCTGCTCCACATCGCCGTTACCTATACGCGCTGGGGCATCGCGTTGCGTGTCATCGCCGGTAACCGGAAGGTCGCGGCCATGGCAGGCTTCGGCTTCGTCAAGCAGACGATTATGGTGATGGCGATGGGCGGCGCCCTCGCTGGTTTTGCCGGTATCTGCGAGACCTCGGCGATCCAGGGCCGCCTGCAGGCGGGCATCTCGGTGGGGTATGGCCTCACCGGATTTCTCGTCGCCTGGCTCTCGGGACAGAACTTCCTGCGCGCGGTGCCGATCGCGATCCTGATCGGCGGGTTGATCGCCGCGGGCGATGCCCTGCAGCTCTATTCAAAGATTCCAAGTGCGAGCGCCACGATCCTGCAAGGCCTGCTTTTCATCGCTGCTCTCGCCGCAAGCGGCCTCGCCGGCCGAAGGACGGCACGTCATGGCTGA
- a CDS encoding sulfite exporter TauE/SafE family protein, whose protein sequence is MFDFDQPLFLAGLLLGFSSSLHCFGMCAGIASSLHFAADFGSNRPRQGLWTTTVLINAGRISAYMLAGAIVGAVGSSVFGTFDHTFAHAVLRWAAAAALAWIGLSMLDVLSLPASLYRLGHAVSGAIGAAARTAHLPPALGLFVSGAVWGFLPCAMVYAALFYAMLSGSWLGGALAMSGFGLGTLPVLLGAGLGLPMLRRRATAGWLRNTVALAIIAVGIVSAGISPSTLAVWCRS, encoded by the coding sequence ATGTTCGATTTCGACCAGCCGCTGTTTCTCGCCGGGCTCCTGCTTGGCTTCTCCTCCAGCCTGCATTGCTTCGGCATGTGCGCAGGCATTGCGTCGTCGTTGCACTTCGCCGCCGACTTCGGGTCGAACCGGCCGCGGCAAGGTCTGTGGACCACGACGGTCCTGATCAATGCCGGACGGATCTCGGCCTACATGCTGGCGGGCGCCATCGTCGGCGCGGTCGGTTCGAGCGTGTTCGGAACGTTCGATCATACATTCGCCCATGCCGTCCTGCGCTGGGCTGCGGCCGCCGCGCTCGCCTGGATTGGTCTCTCGATGCTTGACGTGCTGTCATTGCCGGCGAGTCTCTATCGGCTGGGACATGCGGTCAGCGGCGCAATCGGCGCGGCCGCTCGGACTGCACACCTCCCGCCGGCGCTGGGATTGTTCGTCAGCGGTGCGGTCTGGGGCTTCCTGCCATGCGCCATGGTCTACGCGGCGCTCTTTTACGCCATGCTGTCCGGCTCGTGGCTGGGCGGCGCGCTCGCAATGAGCGGCTTTGGCCTCGGCACTCTGCCAGTGCTGCTCGGTGCCGGGCTGGGGCTTCCGATGTTGCGGCGCCGCGCCACGGCAGGGTGGTTACGGAACACGGTTGCGCTCGCCATCATCGCGGTCGGGATCGTCAGCGCCGGCATTTCACCGTCGACCTTGGCAGTGTGGTGCCGGTCCTGA
- a CDS encoding TonB-dependent receptor encodes MRRISWRLALAGIALSGAAAEDSVHAQTAPGGSAASPLPPVTVTAPEAAARRARRAEPSSRASATRRAQRSPVTQSAALQSGAGLSSGATPGRGEVSSAVTALPAAVTVMDAPAISRLAVSTYGDLFRSLPGFNVSNYGQGGIGYGLSLRGYTDAEHGRDIAYSIDGVPLNEVSSLHTPNYADLNVLLPETVKSIEIVRGPFSVEYGDSNMGGSVNITTKQAEPFASVGVSGGTQGTARGVATYSTTQGAWLPYLAFEGYHTDGYRDNSFINRYNSFNKVTTTLPDGATVSFRAQAYGTEYGSPGYASRDAITAGAISERSATNPTDGGNKQLENFVTNYSSGALDQELKGTLFVSHQFSNRFADFGGGQRVQHEDRTMVGGRVSKVWSGAIGDDIPVQVLLGSNWRTDVIEAFQAPTVGRAVSAPAVVNVGLTQTNVAGFGQVQIKPLPWLKFTAGSRYDQFIYDINDRITPGGTPNISNGIASPKVGVAITPVKWLELFANYGQGFRSIDVPAELIGNPGIQPFKIVSREGGFQLTFDRFRFLASYWTTDSANEAFQADAGLPVTFLGKAQRNGYDVDARWFVVQDPVNSVSLFANYGGVSARLVDAAPSYFVPNVPSYVANVGIDFNVATVNAQMLSGSAYVTFVGRKNLTQDGLITTSPYSRVTGKLAYSWPEGWTAFTQATWYPGDRLSEIAINFGNPVNASSADIFVSAQPTLAVLAGLTYRFPTVMAAAAPKLVTK; translated from the coding sequence TTGCGTAGAATTTCCTGGCGCCTGGCTTTGGCCGGCATCGCGTTATCGGGCGCTGCGGCCGAAGATTCAGTTCACGCGCAGACGGCACCGGGCGGATCGGCGGCCAGCCCTTTGCCGCCCGTCACGGTTACCGCGCCCGAGGCGGCAGCCAGACGCGCGCGGCGAGCCGAGCCGTCGTCACGGGCGAGCGCCACCCGCCGTGCGCAGCGATCGCCCGTCACGCAATCTGCCGCTCTGCAATCGGGCGCGGGCCTCTCCTCCGGTGCGACGCCGGGGCGCGGCGAGGTGTCGAGCGCGGTGACCGCGCTGCCGGCGGCCGTGACGGTGATGGACGCGCCGGCGATCAGCCGGCTCGCGGTTTCGACCTATGGCGACCTGTTCCGTTCGCTCCCCGGCTTCAACGTGTCCAACTACGGCCAGGGCGGCATCGGCTACGGGCTGTCGCTGCGCGGCTATACCGACGCCGAGCACGGCCGCGACATCGCCTATTCCATCGACGGTGTCCCGCTCAACGAGGTCTCCTCGCTGCACACGCCGAACTACGCCGATCTCAACGTGCTGCTGCCGGAAACGGTCAAGAGCATCGAGATCGTGCGCGGGCCGTTCTCGGTCGAATACGGCGATTCCAACATGGGCGGCTCGGTCAACATCACGACCAAGCAGGCCGAGCCGTTTGCCAGCGTCGGCGTCTCCGGCGGCACGCAAGGCACGGCGCGGGGCGTTGCGACCTACAGCACGACACAGGGTGCGTGGCTGCCCTATCTCGCGTTCGAGGGCTATCACACCGACGGCTATCGCGATAACAGCTTCATCAACCGCTACAACTCGTTCAACAAGGTGACGACGACGCTGCCTGATGGCGCGACCGTCTCGTTCCGCGCGCAGGCCTATGGCACGGAATATGGCTCGCCCGGCTATGCCAGTCGCGACGCAATCACCGCCGGCGCGATCTCCGAGCGTTCAGCGACCAATCCGACCGACGGCGGCAACAAGCAACTCGAAAACTTCGTCACCAATTACAGCTCCGGCGCGCTGGATCAGGAACTGAAGGGCACACTGTTCGTCAGCCACCAGTTCTCGAACCGCTTTGCGGATTTCGGCGGCGGCCAGCGCGTGCAGCACGAGGACCGCACGATGGTCGGCGGCCGCGTCAGCAAGGTCTGGAGCGGCGCCATCGGCGACGACATTCCCGTGCAGGTTCTGCTCGGCAGCAACTGGCGCACCGATGTCATCGAGGCGTTCCAGGCGCCGACCGTCGGCCGTGCCGTGTCGGCGCCGGCCGTAGTCAATGTCGGGCTGACCCAGACCAACGTCGCCGGCTTCGGACAGGTGCAGATCAAGCCGCTGCCCTGGCTCAAGTTCACTGCGGGCTCGCGCTATGACCAGTTCATCTACGACATCAACGACCGCATCACGCCCGGCGGAACGCCGAACATCTCGAATGGCATCGCGAGCCCGAAGGTCGGCGTCGCCATCACGCCGGTGAAATGGCTCGAGCTGTTCGCCAATTACGGCCAGGGTTTTCGCAGCATCGACGTGCCCGCGGAGCTGATCGGCAATCCCGGCATCCAGCCGTTCAAGATCGTCAGCCGCGAAGGCGGGTTCCAGCTCACCTTCGACCGCTTCAGGTTTCTTGCGAGCTATTGGACGACGGACTCCGCGAACGAGGCGTTTCAGGCAGACGCCGGTCTGCCGGTGACGTTCCTTGGCAAGGCCCAGCGCAACGGATACGACGTCGACGCACGCTGGTTCGTGGTTCAGGATCCCGTCAATAGCGTGTCGCTGTTCGCCAATTACGGCGGCGTTTCGGCGCGCCTCGTCGATGCGGCGCCGTCCTATTTCGTGCCGAACGTGCCGAGCTACGTCGCCAATGTCGGCATCGACTTCAACGTCGCGACCGTCAATGCGCAAATGCTGTCCGGCTCGGCCTATGTGACTTTCGTCGGCAGGAAGAACCTGACGCAGGACGGCCTCATCACGACCTCGCCCTACTCCCGCGTCACGGGGAAGCTTGCCTATTCCTGGCCCGAGGGGTGGACGGCGTTCACCCAGGCGACCTGGTATCCGGGTGATCGCCTCAGCGAGATCGCGATCAATTTCGGCAACCCGGTCAACGCGAGTTCGGCCGACATCTTCGTCAGCGCGCAGCCGACACTTGCCGTGCTCGCGGGCCTGACCTATCGCTTCCCGACCGTGATGGCCGCGGCAGCACCAAAGCTGGTGACCAAATGA